The Mercurialis annua linkage group LG7, ddMerAnnu1.2, whole genome shotgun sequence genome includes the window actgatactgagatgataatcagatactgttttatcataacataatcataacattatcatatttcattatcatctagttatcttactgcagtgttatgataatatactgatactgacatgataatcaaattttgttttatcataacataatcatagatattatcataacattatcatataggtaccataaatattatcatctcggtatcatatgataatgctatgataacgacatgataatgttatgataacaatatgataatcaaatattattttctataaacaatcttttttttcctgcaatattatgataactacatgataatacagtgatactcatatgataatcagaaactgtttttttttagaaaaacatttttctctgcagtgttatgataatgatatgataacgtcatagtgataacgatatgataaccAGGAgctgttttctgcagaaaatcgttttttctgcagaaaattgttttctttcaatataaaatcgtttttaatgcagattttcagatcttaaactgaaaaaattcaagaacaattttttttagatatgagagttaaaataaatcgtaataatcaccacgagttgagaaaaaaaatcgctaaaatgtggaagaaCGGCAAATCAACGGCGACGTGAAAACAAAGCGAAGGCGGAGCAACGGCGGATCGTTGAAGGAACGACGGCGGCGtgataaagaataaaaaaataaacgaaagaaaaagaaaaaatggagaagaagacaaatggagaagaagaagaagaagaagaagaagaagaaagagaaaaagagagagagagagagagagtagaAAATCTGAGAAAAAAAGGGAGATACTCatgttagagtaaaaataaaatggttagagtaaaaaataataaaaaataagtattattataataaaaaaagatgttagagtaaaaaaataaaagtgctaaaaagatgaggtattttctctatctttttcttgttgaggtataatttactattattttagaaaataaagtatttttcctaattttctcatgTTGATAAGGGTAGAGTCCAAGGGCCCATCTTTTTTCATTAATATACATATTTTCTGTCCTATATataaatgtattaaaaaaatactcaaattttctttattttttcatatttatcttaattgatattatcttccaaattacGTATAAAAGcattaatttattattctaaaaataaaataaggagaCCTTTAAATGGAACAGATGAGTATATTATactatctataaattttatttaaagtgaataaaaatataatattatttttattctagtTCTATAAAGATTTGGAAATTTAAGATAagcataattaaattattatagtatatagtgataatattatttaaaagtttaaatttaataaataaaaaactaccTACTTGACGCAATGAAATATacgtttatatatgtatattaaaagATCAATccatgaaaaattaaaaatgtttctAAGCAAAATAAGTCACAAAATCTGAACCTTTGCCAAATCGTATCAGTTTCACCCTCttgtaaaaagaaaagaaaatgagacacttaataaatcataattaacttTTATTACCCCCTAAATGACCCTAATTATTcataattaacctaaattaacCCTAACAAACTAGCAGTCACCACTTCCTTCCTTTAAAAGTCGACGAGCAACAGTAACAGTCGGCAAACCGAGTTGAACAGACGAGTACCAGCAACGACTAGCAACAACAGATTCAGGGACAGATATTTACAGATTCGTTCAACTCAAACGAACCAACGATGAAGAAGATCGACGAACCCAACTAGCTAACAGAATATAACGATAACGAATACGAACCCAGCTGGCAAACAGAACATAGCGATGAAGAAGACTATAATGCCCGTACATTTCTGGCATGTTTTTGTTGTATTTCCGACTTATTCCAAATTGTGTAGCGATAGAATTATCACTTGGGAGTAATTAGAGGTTTGATATTTGAGTATCTTAtgagttttaattaaatactaaatttagatttgttagtattaatcatgtttttttaacaattttgttgttttgttcCCACGAGTTTCTCGACGTAACCATGATAGATCGTTGTGTCGTTTTTGGACCGTGTTGTGTTAGGGCTACTGCATATTATACCTTAGTTGTGTCTTGATGATTATCTAGGTGTATCTCATGTATTTTGTATGAGTATTCGATGTTGGTTTGATTCAAATTATTTGTACGCGTTTCGTGTTGTGTGATATTTGTGAGCTGTTATGAGTGGTTTAGAGTGGGGTGAGTGTCCCttaaagtttggctttgttctGATTGTTTAAACCTTTATTTTTGGACAAAAAAACCCAAGTTTCGAGAGGTTAGGCAGTTTGGACAATCATTTACCCTTCGGACGATCGTCTAGTGTAATATTTGGCATTCTAGAGGTTTGAAAGACCTAGTGAAGGATAGTTCACTAGGTTTGGAGGATCGTTCAAGTATTTGAACAATCGTTCATGCCGGAATTCATTTAAATATGCAGTTTTGACTTTATTTGTGCGAAAAACAAACTCTAAGAGTGATTCTTATCCTCAACTCGTCCACCACACAGATCCTTGACATTTCTTGTGAGATAAACCTTAAAACACTCTAAATAAATGCCCTAATCTGATCAATGCCccaattaaaacaatttttgaCCTATTGGTCCTAGCATCATAGGCGACCGAACGGCCGCCTCCTAATTACTAGACCGACCTGCTATAATAATTTCATAAACACCTAGCGAAAATATGGCAAACAAATAAAGTAGTCCTATGTTCGGATCTAACAATACCATACCATAATCAAAAGGTATAACAGCCCGAGCGACCAGACATAACATAAATGTAGCCACTGGAGCCATTCTAAAAAGAGAGAAATTAGCACTACTTGGTGAAATAGGTTCTTTTAGAATCAATTTCGAACCATCTGCTAGAGGTTGTAACAATCCGAACAATCTCACTACATCAGGACCCTTTCGACGTTGCACAAAAGCCATTATTTTACGTTCAGCTAGCACTAAAAAGGATACTCCTAGTAGAAGTGGTAGAATTATTCCAAGTATTTTATCTGGAACTGCTATGTACGTTTTTGATTTTCTATTCACTCATGATCTGGCCTGGTCGAGTCGACCCAATCATGATATTGAAGGATGGGGTTCGTCATTTATTGACGGATTTTTCGGGATTTTTCTTTCTTAGAATTGGCCGAAAAAGAAACAACGCTATGGATACCATGACCGATCACCATCGATAAAGAAGAATCTTTCTAAAGAATTTCTACCAATTCTTAAGAGAATACAAATGTAAGAGGATAAACtactgattttttaaaattatggggAAAGTAGTATTTCAGACCAAATCTCGTTAGATGATAGTAATTAAccctacttttttttatctcctCAAATACCTTAACTTTGACAAAAGAAAATTATTGCCAGCCATGAAAGAATGAAATCAAACAAGCTGTATCCATCAAGTTTCTAATTCTCAATCTCATTAATTTATGCCATATGTTTTCTTCAATTAGCTCTTCTTTTATTTGAAGGTAATGAAAAGTCACAACtccttaattaaaaaaaagggttaatgaTCAATTCTAACTAATTTTTAGAAGCCAAATGCACAATTCTGACCCTCATATTAGACTCagtttttaatttgaattttaatgattttttttattttaaagtggTACCTAATGTTATTTAAAACTGAGTGTATGCCATGTTATATGCGTCATCATGAGTAacgaaaaaaatagaaatgtgTTAAAGGGGAgttcattttgttatttttaataacattagataccatttttaaaaaaaaaaaaactttagggGTTGAAGTTAAAAACTAAGCAAACTGAGGACTCAAATTGTACATGTAGCCTAATTTTTAATTGTAGcttaatttgaaataaatatgTTAGTTAAAACAcaattataaattcaatattAAATATTCTTAACATTAGCTAGAATATATCTTGTAAATccatattatataatttaaattttaatattagtaaAATATGTATTAACTATTAcactttttttagaaaaaaaatattctttgatttatatattaaaagtatcattataaaaattttaaaaaaattgaatgatttttacttctaaaattgtatattttctGGATTCCTCCTTCGTTTCGATCGGACAGATTATGAGTATCTGTTTGAAGTTCTTACTCTCTTTCAACAAACTCTCACTGGCAGCTTACAAAAGAGCATTTGTAAAACTTGTTGGCTAAATTTATTGTAAAATTCTATAATATTagcttttatttcatttattctttcataaatattttatatttaaattgtctcttaactatttattttatatatttatgattCTTTTATAGAcggaattataaaaatattgtcgTTTAATTAGCATGAAACAACAACCTTTATATTTAAAAGGACTGCATGTGTACAAAATGACAGTAACAGactattgaaatataaaatacttGTGAAggattaattgaaataaaaattaatagtacaaaaactGTAGAATGAGTTAGCCAAGCTTTTTCATAGAATTGATGGTCTAGTTGAGGGATTTTTTGGTGGTTATTTTATTGCAGGACTACGAGATGATATTTGTCTATGAGatgaaaattaaacaattaaaaatattggtgGATGCTATAAGAGTTGCACGGTTAATTGAAGAACAAAATCAGCTGCAGAAAATGCCACAcgattcaaaattatttttgcgGTTAAAGAACTATAGTATTTTTAACAAAACAATAACCaaactataaaaatttataaattgattatcaAATTATATCTATTTCAAATACGGTTACCAATTACAAAAgcttttttttgatgaattccGAATTATAAAAGTTACTAAAGGTTAATAGACTATATCTTTTTTAAGAACGATTACTGAATTATAAATGTGAACGAGCCAGAGATGTAACCATATAACAAGACGATAAACGTGCTGTAAAATAGCTAtagttctttaatttttttgtaaacgaAAGTCCATTTctgtaatatttttgtaatttttcataATTCGATAATTGTTTTGTAAGAAAAGTATAGTTTGATACccattttattcttttatataataTGATAACCATATTATAAAAAAGCTATAGTTCGATAAccacaaaattaatatttaaccTCACCCTCAACAAATTATTATTGTGGCAGCTTACAAAAGGCATTTGAAAAACTTCCATAAATTTGTTAGTATACTTGAGGAATTTCTTGTTGATTGTTTTATTGCAGGACTACGAGATGGTATTCGTCTAGAGAtgaaaatttaaacaataaaaaatattggcGGATGCTATAGGAGTTGCACAATTGATTGAAGAACACAATTTACAGTAAAAATTGACATGATTAAAACCGTTTTCAACTTGCAATAACGACATCTAAGACAAACTTCATTTCAGCTTCTGAAATATTAGGTCCTCCACCAGTTCAGAGTGGAATTCCAATCCAAATGCAAATTCAATCAGTTTAAATATAACGAAAACTTTTTTGTATGTAAATGATCATCGTAAAAGTTGAAGTgtgtaagaaacaaatccgttAAAGTTCAATGACATAAACACgcatttagccaaaattcaaCCATACATATATACTTCAATCTTTTCTCATTAGTACTCATATTTACATACAAATAAAACCTACTAAATTATAACTAACCAACTCAAGATGTCAAATTAGCAAACCAAATTAGGTTATATATTTTCTCAAAATGGTGGGGGTTTTCAATTCCTATTTTCTTACTTCTttaagttcttttttttttcttagaaTATATATAATATCTAACCAAACATAATACAAAAGTTGGTGGACGGTGGAATCATTATCATATCAAACAAACAAGTTGATATATAGAAACCCTAGTTGATGTAGATGTTGATGTTTGGTTAactttgatatatatatatatgtttaactCCAGTTTGGTTAATTTCCCATCTAACCTTGATTATGATCACCGTAGctagaaattaattaatttcatttcgTCAACTTTTTCTAGCTTCAACTTGAATTTGAACATTGCCGTACTGAACACCCAACCACCTGTGCCCACTGCCTTAGCCTTGTCTTCACCGTCTGTGGATTCTCACCTATATCAGATTTTCCCATGAAACAAACACATCAAAATCTAATAATAATCTCATTGCTtatccaaattaaaaataataataatatctcTTATGCATGATAGATCATATTTTCATTCGGTAATTCgaattgtaaaaaatataagttCATATTTCCAATAGCAAAAATTAGAAAGTTGTGTTAAATTATTTCACGATTTGATTAATATtaactcaaaaaaaatataaaaatttatcactttttatcaattttatccaataATTTTTCCAACTATAGACCATTTGAAttgtttaatttcaattttaatcaagtctaatttaaataaattaagcataattttgctcatgtgatggttattaaattttagtaataaaaaaaatgaacctAATCAATTGATTCAATTGAGCGAacttactaaaattaaaataatttcttttggtccaattataattgataaaagtacaaatggtaaatatttgaattttttttggacCATTATTACGTACCTTTATTAATTTGCATTTTAGTCTAAACTTTATCATATCAAATTACAATAtgtaaatacataaataattaacTACATTAACATAAATGTATACCTGGTCCGAACATGGTGTGGGGACTGCCGAGAGGAGACGACGAGTCACAGTCAGACGCCGTGGACGAAGACGGCGTAGCTACGGTGACCGTCTTAGAGAGGGCATGATCGTAGTAGTGTTTATTAACAGCATAATAAAGTCCCAGAGCAGGAAAAGTATCAGACAAGCGTTGATCCATTAATTCCGGCGAGTTAAAACCAAACCCTAATTCAATACACGCCTTGAGTTCATCAAGATCCTCATCGGTAACACtcttattcttctttttcttactGTTTCCTTTCCTCCTCAGCCAAGCTTCATCTCGGTAAATATCTGGTGACCAAGAATGCTGCTTGTAAAGAGGCAAAGAACGTTCAAGAAGATGATGATGCGCCGCTCTCCGCAGCGGAGGAGGTGGTGGCACATATTCTTGCTCTTCTTGATCTTGGTCTGGTGATTGATGGATTGGTGACATGTGTGGTTCGGATAGAATGGACATGGCCACAGCCCCGGATGATGTGAAGATGGTGGCCGGAGAGTGTTGCGGCGGAGGCCGGAGGACCTCGCCGGATGGGGAGGTGGAGAGCGCAATGGCTAAAGAAAATGTCAAAAGATAGAgagaaatggagaagaaaaggaaaTGAGAATATAAGGTGGTGAGGTGGTGGGTGGTGGGGTCCAATATTAAAGACTTGGTTTTGGTTGGTCTATGTCATGATGAGCTGTCGTTTACTTTATTTACaagttttgagtttttttctttgatttttcttACAAGATTTTAGTTACTTGaactttagttttatttttgttttttgttttggttcCTTTGAAGATTGATTTATTCTTTTGTTGACAAAGGTTAGGGTTATATGCAAGAACATGCATGATTTGGTCTAATCTTTTGAGAACAAATTTGTTTTCGGTTAATTTGATTAGTTAATCTTAATCTATTTGTTCTTTTACTTTGACTACTATTATTGTAAATTTTGTTAACATGTTATTATTTTTGACTTTGTTATTGGTTTAGTTGTCAAATTAAATTATCCTGAGATTCTTTTCTATATTCTGAATAAAGTGATTAGAAATCATCATTTAGttaattttgttgaatttttttatattattatttagagAAATTTTAAGGTAGATTCAGTCCACCATATCATCTAACACTAAACCTATCaaattatgacacgtcattaaaataatggcactattgtaatattactattcaaagtgtaaaaaagtaataaataaaattacgatagtgccactattttaatgacatgtcataatgtgatagttTAGTTTGcgaatgacgtggtagactgataAGTCTATCTAATAATCTCTCATTTACTTATTCCATTTTTTAGGAATTGTTTTCCTCtttcttttgttattttttattatatattataatttactagttattatataatttaaattaaatatctcATAATATCTTTGTCATTCATTTATTAGATATATTTATGTCTCGCTTGgtagaggtggccatgggccgggtcagcccgtgaaccggcccggaaccacCCGGTCAAATCCGGCCCGGAACCGGACTAAAACCGGCCTGGAACCGTACAAAGGGCGGTTCCGGACCGGTTCTATATTTGTTGAACCGTAAACCGGCGGTTTCGGGTCGGAACCGGCGGTTCAAGAGTCGAATccgttgataaaaaatatatattatatctttatcatataatttatttacttttgcaataaaatatatgttatatttgttttagttaaattttttgttaatattttaatttttttaaaaaaaaaatctttattttcttgtaatactatctccgtgagttattttattattaataattttatttttaatttttttaaatcgtcCTAAACCGGAACCGAAACCGTcgggttatgaaccgtggccacctctatCGCTTGGTGTAAAATTGtactatatttctttaaaaaaaaagagttttggtaagttatttattcaaaaaaaaatatctgttgtgataataattactttaatttaatttacttatTTACTTCAAagggatttaaatttttttatctttaattaattaaaaatctaaaacaaccctcattaattaaaataattaaatttaaaaatattattgtttttggcCTTGCTTAATCGGAGATAagtatactaaaaaaataaaatttcttaaaatctaaaaaaataaaatttcttaaaatagtaaaaaaaattatttatttatcttacaTATCCTACTTTCCATAAATTTACATTCCCCTCTCATTTGactagaaaaataattttgctAAGCTAAGCTActttattagttaaataaatagttaaagataataaaatatttaaatttaatactaTAATTATTGACAAAAATATCTGTGctaaaaatttaatgaattaaaaatgaaaattcatcttcctgaaaattaatttttcgaatatttttaaaatatacccACAATTATTGGAAAACATAGTGTACATGAATTGCTTTTAGGGAATACACTGACGAAGTTAAACACCTCTAAAAagactctctctctctctctctctaaattTGTTCTCTCCCTTCTCTATAGAAAAAACTTCTCTTTTCTTCATTGTTCTAaagggtgggagaagatgatttctccggttaaccggaaaatcatcttctctccgcccaCTTTAATAACTATTGTAGATCTACTATTCTATTCAATAAATTcttgttaaaattttagttttgatttggaTATTTGTCTTGTTGCTATTGATTAAATAATGTGGTCTTTTATGTCCCTCCTTTTGTTTATATTTCTTAGATCTCCAAGAACATAGTGTTTGTTGGAGCTTTAGATCAAAAAATTTGTAGATCTAAGAAATAGTGAGAATGTGGAGCTATCTTTTTAGGATCTAAATGAAGATGGAGATCGGAATAGTAGGCTTCAACGGATTCAAGCGTTTCGTCGAGCAAATCGGAAAAGAAACTATCTAAACACCCACTCAACATAATCGTTGTGTTTAAATTTCGGGATCATAAGTCTAGATCGTTCTCtatttttcgattttttatAGCTTGTATTTGAATTGTTGCTTATTATTTAATATCTCATATTTTGGAAAGATCATATAGATAActtttgttatatgactttcactTGATGTAATTTTTAATCTTCATAATTGATTCTAGCTTGGGAAAAAAAATTGCTTTTAGGGAATTATATAAAGTTGAACTATCAACTTTTCtgcaaataaaatatagaaaatgaactgaaaaaaatactatttattGTTTTTAGGTAAGTTCTACTTACTTAATATGTTTATCCCAAACAAATGAGCCCTTAAATTGTTAATTCAGGGTCACTtagacataaaaaaattaaattattattttagaactTATGACAAATAGAGTGTTATTTCAGTAGTAATGTTACATAATAgagagattgttggaatttttttcttaatctcTCCGATATTTTACATTGACTCGTGTCTCTTTGagccattttaaattttaatttggacttcaattgattctaatttttttttaataacttgGATATCCAAACTGTTAGTTTTACACCGTTTCTGGCAATTTAATCATGTTGCAAGTCAATTAAAGTTCTATATTACTGCCTAAAAGTCTAAATATTTTACCAGGCAGCAATATATGGTAATTTTAAGCGGGTGTATAGAAAATCAATTGACACAATGTGTTAATAGAATTGACAAAAAATATTGAACAAATCAGGACATGAACAATCAAATTGTcaaataaaagattaaattaaaatataaattaaaatttaaaaaagatgaTTATCTGCAAATAGAGATTCTTACCTAGACTTGGTTCTTGAGAAATTCACGGACCAATCCAATTATCGGTTAGAAATTTGATATATCAAATGTTATGTAAATTAGTTTGTTTGAACTAGTCAATAATGAATTTAATTTCTTCCTATAATTAAATTCCTATAAGTAGACTCCTTACACTTACGGGTCAACCCGACGATGATCGAAATATGAACTTTCCCTGAATTTCAAGCTAACAGATATTTAAAGGTAGCAGACATACAACTTCAAAGCGAATCTGTTCGATTATATTCACATTCAAATAGAACATTCCAAAATGAAATGTAATGGTCCAAGATTTTGATCTAATGGTCAAAACAATCTGGGAAAGTTTCTAGTAGCTTCCTTTCGTTAGACTtgaggaattttttttatatatcttgTGATAGCTTATATATGGTCTTATATAGAGACAATGttaaccatttttttttaataaaagtgtAATCGAGAAATCAGGAATCGCACCCGAGCATTTCAACTAGATTGAGACACTCTTAGCGAATACATCATTTCTGAGCTTCTGTAACCCTTTTGACTCTTTGTAACCGAATTTCTCTATCTATGCAACTAtcgttggaaaaaaaaaaaaaaatataaagagtaTGTTTGAACCTCTTTTtgctttaatttaaataaatatttgtattaaaaCTCATAATTGAGAAATAGGGCAAAGAATTTTAAAGGATGAAGTCATAAACAGAAAAGGTTAAAAGATAGAATATTTACgaatatttatgaatttatctaaaaaatctATATTTTCTGTT containing:
- the LOC126657561 gene encoding uncharacterized protein LOC126657561, with amino-acid sequence MSILSEPHMSPIHQSPDQDQEEQEYVPPPPPLRRAAHHHLLERSLPLYKQHSWSPDIYRDEAWLRRKGNSKKKKNKSVTDEDLDELKACIELGFGFNSPELMDQRLSDTFPALGLYYAVNKHYYDHALSKTVTVATPSSSTASDCDSSSPLGSPHTMFGPGENPQTVKTRLRQWAQVVGCSVRQCSNSS